From the genome of Saprospiraceae bacterium:
GCATTTTCTGACGGTGAAGGAAGCAGCAGTATTATTAAATACAAGTCCAAGAAGTATTTACAGATCAATTGAGAAGGGGACTATTCGGCAATGAATTTATCTTTAAGACTAACAAGAATAAAAAGAATAGATATTGATCAATTATTTAATGAAATCTAATAGATAGGCAACTTAAAATGATCCAAAGCAAAATATATGAAGTCAGAGGACAGAAGGTAATGCTGGACTTTGATCTTGCTGAGCTCTATGAAGTAGAAACCAGAGCATTAAAGCAATCAGTCAAACGAAATATAGATCGTTTCCCTAATGACTTTATGTTTCAACTCACAAAAAATTGAGTGGCAAGAGCTTATCACAATTTGTGATAAGCTACCTGAAGGATAAAAATTCAGCCCAGCTACTCCCTTTGCATTTACAGAACAGGGAGTATCAATGCTCAAGCATTTTGAGAAGTAAAAAAGCTATACAGCTAAATATTGCAATAATGAGAGCCTTTGTATTTATAAGGCAGTATGCATTAAGCCATAAGGATTTAACAGAAAAGCTTAAAGAACTTGAAACAAAGTACAACAAGCAATTTAAAGATGTTTATGAAGCACTAAATTACTTGCTACAAAAGGATAAGAAGCAAAAGGAACAACAGGATCGTAAACGAATTGGATTCAAAACGGGAAAAGATCAATAATTCATTCATCCAATGGCCATAAAAGTAAAACTGAGACAAAACCCATTACAGGAAACCGGCAAACTTTGTACCTGGATTATTACCCTGCCATACCACACGGAAACAGGCGAACCAACCCGAAGGGAATTTTTAGGGCTGTACCTTTTTGATAAGGCAAAGAACCCTATTGATAAACAGCATAATAAAGAAACTTTACAGCTTGCTGAGCAGATAAGGCAGAAACGGGAAAACCATTTGAACAAACCCGAAATTTACACAGGGTACGAAAAGGAACAACTAAAGATTAAAGAGCAGGGCGAACAGAATTTTGTTGCCTATTTCAAAAGCCTTGCCGACAAACGCAAAGCTAGTAACCATGATAACTGGGTTTCCGCTTACAAATACCTTGAAGCATTTACAAATGGCAACTTGAAATTTGCAGACCTCAGCGAAAAGTTTTGTAATGAGTTCAAAGAGTATTTACTAACTACCAAAAGCAATAAGAGCAATAAATCAACCCTTGCCCAAAATTCAGCCGTTTCCTATTTTAATAAACTGAAAGCAACCCTGAAACAAGCGTTTAAAGACGGTTATTTACAAAACGACCTGAACGCTAAAATTGAACCCATAAAACAGGCAGAAACCCGAAGGAATTTTTTAACCATTGAGGAACTGAACAGCCTTGTAAAAACGGAATGTAACAACCCTTTATTGAAACGTGCAGCCCTGTTTTCAGCCCTTACAGGGTTGAGGTTTTCAGATATTAAAAACCTTGTTTGGGGCGAATTACACTACAGCGTTGAAAACGGTTATTCAATACATTTTACACAACAAAAAAAAAAGGGTTGAGGTGTTGCCTATTTCCGAACAGGCTTACAGAATAATGGGTGAAAGCAAAGAAACCACCAATAAAGTATTTGAAGGGCTTACTTATTCAGCATACGAAAACAAACACCTGTACCAGTGGATTGAGCGGCCGGAATAAAAAGGATATTACTTTTCATTGTTTCAGGCATACGTTTGCCACCTTGCAACTATCAAAGGCAACTGATATTTACACCG
Proteins encoded in this window:
- a CDS encoding ORF6N domain-containing protein, with product MLDFDLAELYEVETRALKQSVKRNIDRFPNDFMFQLTKN